The DNA sequence TCACGAAACGTGCGATGAGATTAGACATTCGAGAGCTCCTACTCCACGTGTTACAGCACTTCCGTCAACTTCTGTGATGGTTGATCGGATGCTGCAAATCTAGGGAGAAGCTCTTTCGATCGGCTTAATAAACAGCCTTACCGATTCCTTTCCCGGCTAGAACATGTTGCGTGGTTAACTCCACACTAAGCGCTGGCTAATGTTCTGTTTTGCAGGTCGACGCCGCAAACGGCAAGGGCTTGGGCAGGCTTGCGACGCCTGCACGAGTTTGGTGATGCGCTCGGCCATGCCGACCGCCATATCTGGGCGCAACAAGTCAACTTAACCGTTGGTTCACCAATCTCGTTCATGTTCCGTTGAACAGTCCGCTGCGTGGAGCGCCTTGATGGCCGTGCCGAGATCCTCAATTCTGATTGCCGTGCTTCTTGCCGCCAGCTTGACCGCGCCCGCCAGGGCCGGCGCCGGGATCGAGGTCACCATGAACCAGGCCAAGATCGTGAAATTGTCGCGCCCCGCCGATACGATCGTCGTGGGCAACCCGGCAATCGCCGACGCCTCCGTCCAGGATGCCTCGACGATCGTGCTCACCGGCAAGGGTTTCGGTGTCACCAATCTCGTCGTTCTCGACCCAGAGGGCAGCCCGATCGTCGACGCACAGGTTACCGTGGTCCGCCAGGCGGTCTCGTCGGTTCGCATTTACCGGCGCGCGGAGGTCCAGACCATGTCGTGCACGCCCTATTGCGAAAGCTCCTACAAGAGCGACGCGGAGAAATCGTCCGAAGCCGAGATGAGCGTCAGCAAATAAGCCATGCGGGCCGTGCCAGCGCCCAGGTTACTGCCTGGTTAAAGCGCCTGCGCCGAGTTTAACGATCATTCAAACCGGACCTCAATTGGTTTGCACTAATACACCTGTCAGCACCGTCCAGGATGGCAGGAACATCGCATGAGCAAGGAAATCGGCTCGACAGATCAACGCAAGATCGAGCGCGCCAGGCCTTTCCAGCGCTTCGTGCGCGACCGGCGCGGCGCCACGGCGCTGGAGTTCGCGCTGCTTGCGATGCCGTTCGCGCTTCTCGTCTTCGCCATCCTCGAAAGCTGCATCTCGTTTGCCAGCCAGGAGGTGATGGCCAACATTACAGATGATGTCGCGCGCCGGCTGCGCACCGGCCAGTTGAGGGCCGCCGACGTCGCCGGAGATAATTTGAAGAACATGATCTGCGGCAAGCTGGAAATCATCGTTTCGCAGGATTGCCCCAATCAGCTGAGCGTCGATCTTCGCCAATACACTGCATTCGCCGACGCGGCCCAGGCCGGCTTTAGGATTCAGGGCGGTAACATCCAGCTGACGAATAGCGGCGCCGATGTGCCCTTTACCGTCACGGCGGGTGCGGCGGAGTCAAGGAACATGCTGCGGGTTTTCTACAAATGGCCCATCATGACCAACCTGATGGCGCAGTCGATGGGCGGCAACAAAACGCTGCATT is a window from the Mesorhizobium australicum WSM2073 genome containing:
- a CDS encoding pilus assembly protein N-terminal domain-containing protein, with translation MAVPRSSILIAVLLAASLTAPARAGAGIEVTMNQAKIVKLSRPADTIVVGNPAIADASVQDASTIVLTGKGFGVTNLVVLDPEGSPIVDAQVTVVRQAVSSVRIYRRAEVQTMSCTPYCESSYKSDAEKSSEAEMSVSK
- a CDS encoding TadE/TadG family type IV pilus assembly protein, encoding MSKEIGSTDQRKIERARPFQRFVRDRRGATALEFALLAMPFALLVFAILESCISFASQEVMANITDDVARRLRTGQLRAADVAGDNLKNMICGKLEIIVSQDCPNQLSVDLRQYTAFADAAQAGFRIQGGNIQLTNSGADVPFTVTAGAAESRNMLRVFYKWPIMTNLMAQSMGGNKTLHFASVTWQNEPFDN